A genomic region of Streptomyces sp. R33 contains the following coding sequences:
- a CDS encoding putative quinol monooxygenase: MIFIAVRFDVRPEHSDNWLTLVDDFTRATRNEPGNLFYDWSRSVDDPNKYTLLEAFTDAEAGAAHVASDHFKAGMETLAGAIAGTPEIIHVEVPGQGWSAMAELSPRD; encoded by the coding sequence ATGATCTTCATCGCCGTCAGGTTCGACGTCCGTCCGGAGCACAGCGACAACTGGCTCACCCTCGTCGACGACTTCACCCGGGCCACCCGCAACGAGCCGGGCAACCTCTTCTACGACTGGTCGCGCAGCGTCGACGACCCCAACAAGTACACGCTCCTGGAGGCCTTCACCGACGCCGAGGCGGGCGCCGCCCATGTCGCGTCCGACCACTTCAAGGCCGGTATGGAGACCCTCGCGGGTGCCATCGCCGGCACGCCGGAGATCATCCACGTCGAGGTGCCCGGCCAGGGCTGGAGCGCCATGGCCGAGCTGTCTCCCCGCGACTGA
- a CDS encoding IclR family transcriptional regulator, translated as MPPTGPQSVDRALAILDAVADAAGPVSAKALARRTECSLSTAYHLLAPLTERGYLVRTAQGYVLGPHIPGLQRSLLRQLEPAPRMADLLTRLRRATGAEAYHTAYRGGLITVVDTTAPVTDAANPFTPGRETRAHATAHGKALLAELPRPLRRRYLAEHGMARLTGATITSAELLEAELSRVRGQGFALSVGEADPSYSCLAVALPRGRGDEGEAVHALSVSLPTEEFRRRPQQIRTALAQAAADCA; from the coding sequence ATGCCGCCCACCGGTCCGCAGTCCGTCGACCGCGCGCTGGCGATCCTCGACGCCGTCGCCGACGCGGCCGGGCCCGTCAGCGCCAAGGCGCTGGCACGCCGGACGGAATGCTCCCTGTCCACCGCCTACCACCTGCTGGCCCCGCTGACCGAACGCGGGTACCTCGTCCGCACCGCGCAGGGGTACGTGCTGGGACCGCACATTCCAGGGCTGCAGCGGAGCCTCCTGCGGCAGCTGGAGCCCGCGCCGCGCATGGCCGATCTGCTGACCCGGCTGCGCCGCGCCACCGGCGCCGAGGCGTACCACACCGCCTACCGGGGCGGCCTGATCACCGTCGTCGACACCACCGCCCCCGTCACGGATGCGGCGAACCCGTTCACGCCCGGGCGGGAGACCCGGGCGCATGCCACCGCGCACGGCAAGGCACTGCTCGCCGAGCTGCCCCGGCCGCTGCGGCGGCGGTACCTGGCCGAGCACGGGATGGCCCGCCTGACCGGGGCCACCATCACCAGTGCCGAGCTGCTGGAGGCGGAGCTGTCGCGGGTCCGGGGACAAGGGTTCGCGCTCTCCGTCGGGGAGGCCGATCCCTCGTACTCCTGCCTGGCCGTCGCCCTGCCGCGCGGGCGCGGGGACGAAGGCGAGGCGGTGCACGCCCTGTCGGTGTCGCTGCCGACCGAGGAGTTCCGGCGGCGCCCGCAGCAGATCCGCACCGCGCTCGCGCAGGCTGCCGCGGACTGCGCCTGA
- a CDS encoding alpha/beta hydrolase, which produces MHVFKKPARWLAAAACGLLAAAVLPVGHAGAAAAGAGGGAPDGGSPRIPGRYLHQQLDWQPCTGGSLECASMSVPRDWYHPDSGPSLTIAVSRHRAADPARRRGVLMMAAGGPGASGLPRPARLASYSPKLADAYDIVGFDQRGVGASTKVVCADQDAVDAMFGGVADLRDRSAAAVRRTFDRARDFVRDCERNSGGLLPYITTDQAVHDMDLYRALLGEEKISYYGPSYATFLGAYYATEFPRRVERAVLDSNIDFTGDWQSFLTGQPMSFQRRFEQDFLPWLAKNDATYHRGRTPGEAQASYERLRAALHDRPLDVEGTVITPNHLDAAATNALYNADQFADLASLLGFLEHPEQAPAETRKAVAGRLKHLMSADFVADYFAVTCGDTPWNRDSRYWVRESAQATRTHPLAGARELTYAAVCANWPRSKAPRIKVTGEGLPPVLMLNSKNDPATYYEAAVRAHRGLAGSRLVTVEGGDHGQFQNRNACVDAHVEGYLLDGTLPSDDTTCPAARG; this is translated from the coding sequence ATGCACGTGTTCAAGAAGCCTGCCCGATGGCTCGCGGCCGCCGCCTGCGGGCTGCTCGCCGCCGCCGTCCTGCCCGTCGGCCACGCGGGCGCCGCGGCCGCCGGCGCGGGCGGCGGGGCTCCGGACGGCGGGAGCCCGCGGATACCCGGGCGGTACCTGCACCAGCAGCTCGACTGGCAGCCCTGTACGGGCGGTTCGCTGGAGTGTGCCTCGATGTCGGTGCCGCGGGACTGGTACCACCCGGACTCCGGGCCGAGCCTGACGATCGCCGTCTCCCGGCACCGCGCGGCCGATCCGGCGAGGCGCCGGGGCGTCCTCATGATGGCGGCCGGCGGACCCGGGGCCTCGGGGCTCCCCCGGCCAGCCCGGCTCGCCTCGTACAGCCCGAAGCTGGCGGACGCGTACGACATCGTCGGCTTCGACCAGCGCGGTGTGGGCGCGAGTACGAAGGTGGTCTGCGCGGACCAGGACGCGGTCGACGCCATGTTCGGCGGCGTCGCCGACCTGCGCGACCGGTCGGCGGCCGCCGTCCGGCGGACCTTCGACCGCGCCCGGGACTTCGTACGGGACTGCGAGCGCAACTCGGGCGGACTGCTGCCGTACATCACCACCGATCAGGCCGTGCACGACATGGACCTGTACCGGGCGCTGCTCGGGGAGGAGAAGATCTCGTACTACGGGCCCTCGTACGCCACCTTCCTCGGGGCGTACTACGCGACAGAGTTCCCCCGCCGCGTGGAACGGGCCGTCCTCGACAGCAACATCGACTTCACCGGGGACTGGCAGTCCTTCCTGACGGGGCAGCCGATGAGTTTCCAGCGCCGGTTCGAGCAGGACTTCCTCCCGTGGCTCGCGAAGAACGACGCCACCTACCACCGGGGGCGGACCCCCGGGGAGGCGCAGGCCTCGTACGAGCGGCTGCGGGCCGCGCTGCACGACCGGCCGCTCGACGTCGAGGGGACCGTCATCACGCCCAACCACCTCGACGCAGCGGCCACGAACGCCCTCTACAACGCCGACCAGTTCGCGGACCTCGCCTCGCTCCTCGGCTTCCTGGAGCATCCGGAGCAGGCGCCCGCGGAGACGAGGAAGGCCGTCGCCGGGCGGCTGAAGCACCTCATGAGCGCCGATTTCGTCGCCGACTACTTCGCAGTCACCTGCGGCGACACCCCGTGGAACCGCGACAGCCGGTACTGGGTGCGGGAGAGCGCCCAGGCCACGCGTACCCACCCCCTGGCCGGCGCAAGGGAGTTGACGTACGCGGCGGTCTGCGCGAACTGGCCGCGCTCCAAGGCTCCGCGCATCAAGGTCACCGGCGAGGGCCTGCCGCCGGTGCTGATGCTCAACTCGAAGAACGACCCGGCGACGTACTACGAGGCCGCCGTACGCGCCCACCGGGGCCTGGCGGGATCGCGCCTGGTCACCGTCGAGGGCGGCGACCACGGGCAGTTCCAGAACCGCAACGCGTGCGTCGACGCCCACGTCGAGGGCTACCTGCTGGACGGCACCCTGCCCTCCGACGACACCACGTGCCCGGCGGCGCGGGGATGA
- a CDS encoding AMP-binding protein produces the protein MRRAPARRAPPRHRVQEVRVSAASSTASSSYASGVFEVPLLGDTIGENLDRTVRRFPDRDALVDLAAGRRWTYAELAADVDALALGLLDLGIAKGDRVGIWAPNRAEWTLVQYATAKIGAILVTVNPAYRSHELEYVLRQSGIRLLVAAERFKTSDYAGMIEEVGPHCPELEFTVLLDGPRWTALLDQGRRGDPADLVRAGAELSPDDPVNIQYTSGTTGFPKGATLSHHNILNNGFFVGELCHYTEQDRVCIPVPFYHCFGMVMGNLACTSHGAAMVIPAPSFDPEATLAAVEAESCTSLYGVPTMFIAELAAPGFDAYDLSSLRTGIMAGSPCPVEVMKEVIHRMGMREVSICYGMTETSPVSTQTRADDSVERRVSTVGRVGPHLEVKVVDPQSGRTVPRGEPGELCTRGYSVMLGYWGEPERTAEAVDAARWMHTGDLAVMDEDGYLSITGRIKDMVIRGGENVYPREIEEFLHAHPDVLDVQVIGVPDPKYGEELMAWVRMREGAQPLTAAAVRTFCEGRLAHFKIPRYVHVVDEFPMTVTGKIRKVEMREAAARLLEA, from the coding sequence ATGAGGAGGGCGCCGGCCCGCCGGGCCCCGCCCCGCCACCGAGTTCAGGAGGTACGTGTGTCTGCCGCGTCGAGCACCGCGTCGTCGAGTTACGCATCCGGGGTCTTCGAAGTGCCGCTGCTGGGCGACACGATCGGCGAGAACCTGGACCGCACCGTCCGCCGGTTCCCCGACCGCGACGCCCTCGTCGACCTCGCCGCCGGGCGCAGGTGGACGTACGCGGAGCTCGCCGCCGACGTCGACGCCCTCGCGCTGGGCCTGCTGGACCTGGGCATCGCGAAGGGGGACCGGGTCGGCATCTGGGCGCCGAACCGTGCCGAGTGGACGCTGGTGCAATACGCCACCGCGAAGATCGGCGCCATCCTCGTCACCGTCAACCCGGCATACCGCTCGCACGAGTTGGAGTACGTCCTGAGGCAGTCCGGGATCCGGCTGCTCGTCGCGGCGGAGCGCTTCAAGACCTCCGATTACGCCGGGATGATCGAGGAGGTGGGCCCGCACTGCCCGGAGCTGGAGTTCACGGTCCTCCTGGACGGGCCGCGGTGGACGGCCCTGCTCGACCAGGGCCGCCGGGGCGATCCGGCCGACCTCGTCCGCGCCGGAGCCGAGTTGAGCCCGGACGATCCGGTCAACATCCAGTACACCTCGGGGACCACAGGCTTCCCCAAGGGTGCGACCCTGTCGCACCACAACATCCTCAACAACGGCTTCTTCGTGGGCGAGTTGTGCCACTACACCGAGCAGGACCGGGTCTGCATCCCGGTGCCCTTCTACCACTGCTTCGGCATGGTCATGGGAAACCTCGCCTGCACCAGCCACGGCGCGGCGATGGTGATCCCGGCGCCGTCGTTCGACCCGGAGGCGACCCTCGCCGCGGTCGAGGCGGAGTCCTGCACCTCCCTGTACGGGGTCCCCACGATGTTCATCGCCGAGCTGGCCGCACCCGGCTTCGACGCGTACGACCTGTCCAGCCTGCGCACGGGGATCATGGCGGGCTCGCCCTGCCCGGTCGAGGTGATGAAGGAGGTCATCCACCGGATGGGCATGCGCGAGGTGTCCATCTGCTACGGGATGACGGAGACCTCGCCGGTGTCGACGCAGACCCGCGCCGACGACTCCGTCGAGCGCCGGGTGTCCACCGTCGGCCGCGTCGGACCGCACCTGGAGGTCAAGGTGGTCGATCCGCAGTCGGGGCGGACCGTGCCCCGCGGCGAGCCGGGGGAGCTCTGCACCCGCGGCTACTCGGTGATGCTCGGCTACTGGGGCGAGCCGGAGCGCACCGCCGAGGCCGTCGACGCGGCGCGCTGGATGCACACCGGCGACCTGGCGGTGATGGACGAGGACGGCTATCTGAGCATCACCGGCCGCATCAAGGACATGGTGATCCGCGGCGGGGAGAACGTGTACCCGCGGGAGATCGAGGAGTTCCTCCACGCCCATCCGGACGTCCTGGACGTCCAGGTCATCGGTGTCCCCGACCCCAAGTACGGGGAGGAGCTGATGGCGTGGGTGCGGATGCGCGAGGGGGCGCAGCCGCTGACCGCGGCCGCCGTCCGCACCTTCTGCGAGGGACGGCTGGCCCATTTCAAGATCCCGCGGTACGTGCACGTCGTGGACGAGTTCCCGATGACCGTGACCGGGAAGATCCGCAAGGTCGAGATGCGCGAGGCGGCCGCCCGGCTGCTGGAGGCCTAG
- a CDS encoding hemerythrin domain-containing protein has product MDSEHDARAGRYDPAAAADLTGIRLAHRAILADIERLARLLAALAAAAEPAGPARAEAVARYVHRYHSVVRGHHRGEDEILWPVVLDAVPDAADAVAGIVRFLHDHEALDALQAACDAAADRFAAEPGRHARRLAGLLADQRDLLAEHIEAEERHVFPVIAARVPGAAYAAAEARIRSADRSADPVWARAWLLSHATEDEARRLLPGAVANPAALEPLLQEYAAEVALVFAA; this is encoded by the coding sequence ATGGACAGCGAACACGACGCCCGCGCGGGGCGGTACGACCCTGCGGCGGCTGCGGATCTCACCGGTATCCGGCTCGCCCACCGCGCGATCCTGGCCGACATCGAGCGCCTCGCCCGGCTGCTCGCCGCTCTCGCCGCGGCCGCGGAACCGGCCGGACCCGCGAGGGCGGAGGCCGTCGCCCGGTACGTGCACCGCTACCACTCCGTCGTACGCGGTCACCACCGCGGCGAGGACGAGATCCTGTGGCCGGTGGTCCTGGACGCCGTACCCGACGCGGCCGACGCGGTGGCCGGCATCGTGCGCTTCCTCCACGACCACGAGGCCCTCGATGCGCTCCAGGCCGCCTGCGACGCGGCCGCGGACCGCTTCGCCGCGGAACCGGGCCGGCACGCCCGGCGGTTGGCCGGGCTCCTCGCCGACCAGCGGGACCTGCTGGCCGAGCACATCGAAGCCGAGGAGCGGCACGTCTTCCCGGTCATCGCCGCCCGGGTGCCCGGCGCCGCCTACGCCGCCGCGGAGGCGCGCATCCGCAGCGCCGACCGGTCCGCCGACCCGGTGTGGGCCCGTGCCTGGCTGCTGAGCCACGCCACCGAGGACGAGGCCCGCCGCCTGCTGCCCGGCGCCGTCGCGAACCCGGCCGCCCTGGAACCCCTGCTGCAGGAGTACGCCGCCGAAGTGGCGCTGGTGTTCGCGGCCT